A genomic window from Pseudomonadales bacterium includes:
- the dnaQ gene encoding DNA polymerase III subunit epsilon has protein sequence MRQIVLDTETTGLEAAKGHRVIEIGAVELIDRRFTGKQLHHYFNPEREIDDGAFEVHGLSSEFLADKPLFAEVADELLAFLTGAELIIHNAPFDLAFLDAELARLGGRRPRLHRLCRITDSLALARRKHPGQKNSLDALCRRYGVDNSARMLHGALLDAEILADVYLALTGGQTALFGAESDQERKDRGEPAAAAPRVDGSALKVVEACPEDIQAHEAWLDLLDEKCDAGSAWRLIRQTADSSRNTSR, from the coding sequence ATGCGGCAGATCGTACTCGATACGGAAACTACCGGCCTTGAAGCGGCGAAGGGACATCGGGTGATCGAGATCGGTGCGGTCGAACTGATCGACAGGCGCTTTACCGGCAAGCAGCTCCATCACTACTTCAATCCCGAACGGGAAATCGATGACGGTGCATTCGAAGTACATGGACTGAGCTCGGAATTTCTCGCTGACAAGCCACTGTTTGCGGAAGTTGCCGACGAGTTACTCGCGTTTCTCACCGGCGCGGAACTGATCATTCACAATGCTCCCTTTGATCTGGCTTTCCTCGATGCGGAACTCGCCCGACTGGGTGGGCGCCGACCGCGACTGCACAGGCTCTGCCGCATCACCGACTCTCTGGCGCTCGCGCGCCGCAAGCATCCGGGTCAGAAGAACAGTCTGGATGCACTGTGCCGCCGCTACGGCGTCGACAACTCCGCCAGAATGCTGCACGGAGCCCTGCTCGATGCGGAAATTCTTGCCGACGTGTACCTGGCACTCACAGGCGGGCAGACGGCCCTCTTTGGCGCCGAGTCCGACCAGGAGCGGAAAGATCGGGGTGAGCCGGCTGCCGCTGCGCCGCGTGTCGACGGCTCTGCACTGAAGGTCGTGGAGGCGTGCCCGGAAGACATCCAGGCCCACGAGGCCTGGCTTGATCTGCTGGACGAAAAATGCGATGCAGGCAGTGCCTGGCGCCTGATCAGGCAGACAGCAGATAGTTCACGCAATACCAGCCGGTGA
- the rnhA gene encoding ribonuclease HI, with protein MRIQVEIFTDGACRGNPGPGGWAALLRYGETEKLLKGAEPETTNNRMEMTAAIEALAALTRPSRIALTTDSQYLRQGISDWLPRWKANGWRTAAKKPVKNQDLWERLDAVASTHQIEWHWVKGHSGHPENEKVDSAANDAIDEMLGARAP; from the coding sequence TTGAGGATTCAGGTCGAGATCTTTACCGACGGCGCCTGTCGTGGCAACCCGGGTCCGGGCGGCTGGGCGGCTCTCCTGCGTTACGGGGAGACGGAGAAGCTGCTCAAGGGGGCTGAGCCGGAAACAACGAACAATCGCATGGAGATGACTGCGGCGATTGAGGCGCTCGCCGCCCTGACCCGACCGAGCCGCATCGCGCTGACCACCGACTCCCAGTATCTGCGCCAGGGTATCAGCGACTGGCTGCCGCGCTGGAAAGCCAATGGCTGGCGCACGGCAGCAAAAAAGCCGGTCAAGAATCAGGATCTCTGGGAGCGGCTGGATGCAGTAGCCAGCACCCATCAGATCGAGTGGCACTGGGTAAAAGGGCACAGCGGCCACCCGGAAAACGAAAAGGTGGACAGCGCGGCCAATGACGCCATCGATGAGATGCTTGGCGCAAGGGCTCCCTGA
- a CDS encoding LysM peptidoglycan-binding domain-containing protein: MTATALRPFVLIALLGLAACQAISPTDAADALDRQVLEAISEPSPLVTVSRTGRKDFGLQEIGREIAPGITLPTPDLWRDIRAGFQLSHHIEQKRVQQELRWLKDRPEYLAYLAPRLERHLAYIHEQVSLRGIPSEIALLPIVESAVDPYAFSHGGAAGLWQFIPATGKRYGLDRNWWYDGRRDPVASTGAALDYLSDLHRMFDDWYLALAGYNAGEGNVARARKRAHEGATFWELDLPKETSAYVPRLLALAELVANPERYGVTLPPMGPEIPFEVVATGGQIDLSVVSQVADIDLDTLYRWNPALNQWSTPPAGPHQLVVPLRPGSEVAERLAAVPADKRLHWLRIKVGQGDTLGQLAVRHHTDVASLQKANNLRGTQIRAGQTLLIPKSPAALANPIAGRGKEGSYVVQPGDSLWSISRRHDVSVNQLMKANQVGPQDYLKIGQRLTVPGVTKADTREGVMREVRYGVRKGDSLARIAKKFNVSVRDLVSWNRLSLNDYLQPGQRLKIHVDVSAPVGD; this comes from the coding sequence ATGACCGCAACCGCACTGCGCCCATTCGTCCTGATTGCCCTGCTCGGTCTTGCGGCGTGTCAGGCAATTTCACCGACTGATGCAGCAGACGCGCTGGATCGACAGGTCCTGGAAGCAATCAGCGAGCCGAGTCCGCTGGTGACAGTCTCCCGCACAGGCCGAAAAGATTTCGGCCTGCAGGAAATCGGTCGCGAGATCGCGCCAGGCATCACTCTGCCGACGCCCGATCTCTGGCGCGACATCCGCGCAGGCTTTCAGCTCTCCCACCACATCGAACAGAAACGGGTCCAGCAGGAACTCCGATGGTTGAAAGATCGACCCGAGTATCTGGCCTATCTGGCACCCCGCCTGGAACGGCATCTTGCTTATATACATGAACAGGTGAGTCTGCGCGGCATTCCCAGCGAAATCGCGCTGCTGCCCATCGTTGAAAGCGCCGTAGACCCCTATGCATTTTCACACGGTGGAGCGGCCGGGCTCTGGCAGTTCATTCCTGCGACAGGCAAACGCTATGGGTTGGATCGCAACTGGTGGTATGACGGTCGGCGTGACCCCGTTGCTTCCACGGGTGCCGCGCTCGATTACCTGTCCGATCTTCACCGCATGTTTGATGACTGGTATCTCGCCCTTGCCGGGTACAACGCGGGTGAAGGAAATGTGGCACGCGCCCGCAAACGAGCACACGAAGGTGCAACATTCTGGGAGCTTGATCTGCCCAAAGAGACGAGCGCCTACGTTCCGCGATTGCTGGCGCTGGCTGAGCTGGTCGCCAACCCCGAACGTTACGGTGTCACTCTGCCGCCGATGGGTCCCGAAATTCCTTTTGAAGTCGTCGCGACCGGCGGGCAGATTGATCTCAGCGTGGTCAGTCAGGTTGCTGACATCGACCTCGATACGCTTTACCGATGGAACCCTGCATTGAATCAGTGGTCGACCCCGCCCGCCGGCCCACACCAGCTGGTTGTACCGTTGCGCCCAGGATCCGAAGTGGCGGAACGGCTCGCGGCAGTTCCGGCTGACAAGCGACTGCACTGGTTGCGCATCAAAGTTGGTCAGGGAGACACACTGGGTCAACTTGCCGTCCGTCACCACACCGATGTTGCGAGCCTGCAGAAGGCGAACAACCTGAGAGGTACGCAGATTCGTGCCGGACAGACCCTTCTCATCCCGAAATCCCCTGCTGCGCTGGCCAATCCGATCGCGGGCCGCGGTAAAGAAGGCAGCTATGTGGTTCAGCCGGGTGATTCACTGTGGAGCATCAGCAGGCGCCACGATGTTTCAGTGAATCAGCTCATGAAAGCCAACCAGGTCGGCCCCCAGGACTATCTGAAGATCGGACAGCGTCTGACCGTGCCTGGCGTGACCAAGGCAGACACCCGGGAAGGGGTAATGAGAGAGGTCCGCTATGGCGTCCGCAAGGGTGATTCACTCGCCCGCATCGCGAAAAAATTCAATGTCAGCGTGCGGGACCTGGTGAGCTGGAACCGACTGAGTCTCAATGACTACCTGCAGCCCGGACAGCGGCTGAAGATTCACGTCGACGTGTCCGCCCCCGTCGGGGACTGA
- a CDS encoding HU family DNA-binding protein → MKRSRHPIITKGQNVNKTELIDRIAESADISKASAGRALDAALEAITDSLKKADPVALVGFGTFTVRERAARTGRNPQTGAPIQISAAKVPAFKPGKALKDALN, encoded by the coding sequence ATAAAGAGATCTCGACATCCCATCATTACCAAGGGGCAGAATGTGAATAAGACCGAACTGATCGATCGAATCGCGGAATCAGCCGATATATCAAAAGCATCTGCCGGACGGGCACTGGATGCTGCACTCGAAGCAATCACTGATTCGCTCAAGAAAGCCGACCCGGTAGCACTCGTCGGGTTTGGTACTTTTACTGTGAGAGAGCGCGCAGCTCGTACCGGGCGGAACCCCCAGACCGGGGCGCCGATCCAGATCTCAGCAGCCAAAGTCCCGGCATTCAAACCGGGCAAAGCTCTGAAAGATGCTCTGAACTAG
- the nhaB gene encoding sodium/proton antiporter NhaB translates to MSGIDAKSLWANFLGPAPEWYKGTILVFLLLNPVLFYLVSPFVAGWVLVLEFIFTLAMALRCYPLQPGGLLAFEAVVIGMTTPDTIRTEVFQNFPVILLLMFMVAGIYFMKELLLFTFTKIILGIRSKILISLLFCSLSAFLSAFLDALTVTAVIISVALGFYSVYHRVASGKQFRDEHEHGHDDSIGELHREDLETFRGFLRSLLMHGAVGTALGGVCTTVGEPQNLLIANQMGWDFMEFFVRMARVTMPVLVIGLSTCVLLEMVKRFGYGSPLPEPVRQILTEFDAEETRQRTPRDSARLLIQAIAAVMLVVALAMHWAEVGLIGLMVIVIQTAFNGVIEEHQVGKAFEEALPFTALLVVFFGIVAVIHDQHLFTPVINYVLALPAATQPGMFYIANGLLSAISDNVFVATVYITEVVSAYETARISREHLELLAVAINTGTNIPSVATPNGQAAFLFLLTSSVAPLVRLSYGRMVVMALPYTITMGVTGWYCVNYLLSA, encoded by the coding sequence ATGAGTGGTATCGACGCCAAATCCCTCTGGGCGAATTTTCTCGGGCCGGCACCCGAATGGTACAAAGGCACCATCCTGGTCTTTCTGCTGCTCAACCCGGTCCTGTTCTACCTGGTTTCACCTTTCGTGGCGGGATGGGTTCTGGTACTCGAGTTCATCTTCACCCTGGCCATGGCTCTGCGTTGCTATCCCCTGCAACCGGGTGGACTGCTGGCATTCGAAGCCGTGGTGATCGGGATGACGACCCCGGACACGATCCGCACTGAGGTGTTCCAGAATTTTCCGGTGATTCTGCTGCTGATGTTCATGGTCGCCGGCATCTACTTCATGAAGGAACTGCTGCTGTTCACATTCACGAAGATAATTCTGGGAATTCGCTCTAAGATATTGATATCTTTATTATTTTGTTCACTATCCGCCTTCCTGTCTGCCTTTCTCGACGCGCTCACCGTGACCGCTGTGATCATCAGCGTCGCGCTCGGTTTCTACTCGGTGTACCACCGCGTCGCCTCGGGCAAGCAGTTCCGCGATGAACACGAACACGGCCACGATGATTCGATCGGGGAACTGCATCGGGAAGATCTGGAAACGTTCCGGGGTTTTCTCCGCAGTCTGCTGATGCATGGCGCTGTGGGTACGGCGCTCGGCGGCGTCTGCACTACGGTGGGCGAGCCGCAGAACCTGCTCATCGCCAATCAGATGGGCTGGGACTTCATGGAATTTTTCGTGCGCATGGCGAGGGTGACCATGCCGGTGCTGGTGATCGGTCTCAGCACCTGTGTACTGCTGGAGATGGTCAAGCGCTTCGGCTACGGCTCGCCCTTACCGGAACCGGTGCGCCAGATCCTTACCGAGTTCGACGCGGAAGAGACCCGCCAGCGCACCCCGCGGGATTCCGCCCGTCTGCTGATCCAGGCAATTGCCGCAGTGATGCTGGTGGTGGCACTGGCCATGCACTGGGCCGAGGTCGGTCTGATCGGCCTGATGGTCATCGTGATCCAGACAGCTTTCAATGGTGTGATCGAAGAACATCAGGTGGGCAAGGCATTCGAAGAGGCACTGCCCTTCACCGCGCTACTGGTGGTCTTCTTCGGTATTGTGGCTGTAATTCACGACCAGCACCTGTTCACGCCGGTGATCAACTACGTGCTCGCGCTGCCCGCGGCAACTCAGCCGGGTATGTTCTATATCGCCAATGGCCTGCTGTCCGCGATCAGCGACAATGTGTTTGTAGCAACGGTTTATATCACCGAGGTTGTGAGCGCCTATGAGACGGCCCGTATCAGCCGCGAGCATCTCGAACTGCTGGCGGTTGCCATCAATACGGGTACCAACATACCCAGCGTAGCCACGCCCAACGGCCAGGCAGCCTTCCTCTTTCTGCTGACTTCATCGGTGGCACCGCTGGTCCGGCTATCTTATGGCCGCATGGTAGTGATGGCCCTGCCCTATACGATCACCATGGGCGTCACCGGCTGGTATTGCGTGAACTATCTGCTGTCTGCCTGA
- a CDS encoding SurA N-terminal domain-containing protein gives MLQKLRDQTQSLFFKVLVGVIIVVLAIFGFGAFNLFVTSDPAIASANGEDITERMVMAEAERERRRLAARMGENFDPEMIDPLALQTMVINQLIARTLLGQAVDDLGLGASDTQVNASVTDNPNFQIDDRFDESTYRRVVQLMGYTPQEFLNTTRELLAIEQLRSGVVDTGFLTDWELRQNARVLNQRRDLAYLTFDRETFADQVEVDDAAVRLRYEENQLDYMTDESVDVAYVELTVDGLMQDPSIEVTEEDLIAAYEAEKAATPLSEQRDSRHILLQVNDERTVEAATARILEIREQILSGADFAEIAAEVSEDPGSVSAGGVLGPVGKGAFDPSFEAALWALAEGELSGPVETEFGVHLIRLDRIIPQVFPAFEEMQAQLETRLRREQAAELFLERVRELDNLAFEQPDSLQGLAESLDLEIRFAEGVTRDTGPGIFGNVQLRGAVFTDEVRKNGFNSPAVEYTEQRAVVARVTAEYAPEAIPFETVADQIRNDIVSELAQVAIDSAQTRALEQVKAGENVTAVAEEFGLQWRRVELARRNQPGVPPEVLQTAFNLPRPTEETKRVDGATGSAGTKYVVTVTRAVDGDLSTMTEAEIGSVQRFLAARVADLSFEGFYNTLEQEGSVRRPN, from the coding sequence ATGCTTCAGAAACTCAGAGATCAGACACAAAGCCTGTTTTTCAAGGTGCTTGTGGGGGTCATCATTGTTGTCCTGGCTATTTTCGGATTTGGCGCATTCAATCTGTTTGTGACCTCAGACCCGGCTATTGCATCTGCCAATGGTGAAGACATCACAGAACGGATGGTGATGGCAGAGGCGGAGCGGGAACGCAGAAGGCTGGCTGCCCGAATGGGTGAAAACTTTGATCCGGAGATGATCGATCCCCTTGCCTTGCAGACCATGGTGATCAATCAGCTCATTGCGCGTACGTTGCTCGGGCAGGCGGTTGATGATCTCGGTCTGGGTGCCAGCGACACACAGGTCAATGCAAGCGTCACCGATAATCCGAATTTTCAGATTGACGACAGGTTTGACGAGTCCACCTATCGTCGAGTCGTTCAGCTCATGGGCTACACGCCGCAGGAGTTTCTCAACACCACCCGCGAACTGCTGGCCATCGAGCAGCTTCGTTCCGGGGTCGTCGACACGGGGTTTCTCACAGACTGGGAGTTGCGCCAGAATGCCCGCGTGCTCAACCAGCGTCGTGACCTTGCCTACCTCACATTCGATCGGGAAACCTTTGCGGATCAGGTTGAAGTAGATGATGCCGCTGTCAGATTGCGCTACGAGGAAAACCAGCTCGACTACATGACAGATGAGAGCGTTGACGTCGCCTACGTTGAGCTCACGGTCGACGGGCTGATGCAGGATCCCTCCATCGAGGTCACAGAGGAGGATCTGATTGCTGCTTATGAAGCTGAAAAAGCAGCCACGCCGCTGAGTGAGCAGCGGGACAGCCGGCATATTCTGCTGCAGGTGAACGACGAGCGGACAGTGGAAGCCGCAACAGCCCGGATTCTGGAAATCAGGGAGCAGATACTTTCCGGTGCCGACTTCGCTGAGATTGCGGCGGAAGTGTCGGAAGATCCCGGTTCGGTGTCAGCCGGTGGTGTACTGGGACCTGTTGGAAAAGGCGCCTTCGATCCATCCTTCGAAGCGGCGCTGTGGGCACTTGCGGAGGGTGAACTCTCCGGGCCGGTGGAAACCGAGTTCGGCGTGCATCTGATCCGACTCGATAGAATCATTCCCCAGGTATTTCCGGCATTCGAAGAGATGCAGGCACAGCTCGAAACGAGATTGCGGCGCGAGCAGGCAGCAGAACTCTTTCTGGAGCGGGTTCGCGAACTGGACAATCTTGCCTTCGAACAGCCGGACTCCCTGCAGGGGCTCGCAGAGAGTCTCGATCTGGAAATCCGTTTCGCCGAAGGCGTCACCAGAGACACGGGTCCGGGAATTTTCGGCAATGTGCAGCTGCGCGGTGCGGTATTCACGGACGAGGTACGGAAAAACGGCTTCAACAGTCCCGCAGTCGAATACACAGAACAGCGTGCAGTGGTAGCCCGGGTGACCGCTGAATATGCGCCTGAAGCGATTCCATTCGAAACGGTTGCGGATCAGATCCGGAACGACATTGTCTCCGAGCTGGCTCAGGTCGCTATAGATTCCGCACAGACGAGGGCCCTCGAGCAGGTTAAGGCAGGGGAGAATGTCACCGCAGTGGCCGAGGAGTTCGGGCTGCAGTGGCGCCGGGTCGAGCTGGCCCGGCGGAATCAGCCGGGGGTGCCTCCTGAGGTGCTGCAGACGGCCTTTAATCTGCCCAGGCCGACGGAAGAGACCAAACGTGTCGACGGCGCAACCGGCTCAGCAGGAACAAAATACGTGGTCACGGTGACACGGGCAGTCGATGGAGATCTGTCGACCATGACCGAAGCCGAGATCGGCAGCGTGCAGCGATTCCTGGCTGCGCGGGTGGCGGATCTCAGTTTTGAAGGTTTCTACAACACGCTTGAGCAGGAAGGGTCGGTACGCAGACCGAATTGA
- a CDS encoding class I SAM-dependent methyltransferase: MFAVLCDMAPSLATSSIARLSRWFQTPTGRRLLSEQSPLVRECARRFHGDSLLWVGCHTDLAETVRGCMVRNRFFLSLPGVSGPMSARVDTHPTRTEAQAEGASPADPALDLAEFQSSLEEIPLPNGSLDAVVLHHVLEAAADPRTAIRELSRVLAPGGRLVICTFNPFSLWGIRGIWARFREDGFSDLRFVNPIRLLDWLAVLGFELQHEVKYMAYGLPFPTGDRDPALWKRIRARLADYRIPFGGVYLISAVKQAAAARPSHNLDPARGRTLAPAAYPKISALLRTPPEESETP; encoded by the coding sequence ATGTTTGCCGTACTTTGCGATATGGCCCCGTCGTTGGCAACTTCCTCGATCGCGAGACTTTCCCGCTGGTTTCAGACCCCGACCGGTCGGCGACTGCTCAGTGAACAGTCACCCCTGGTGCGGGAGTGCGCCCGACGATTCCATGGCGACTCGCTGTTGTGGGTAGGTTGCCACACAGATCTTGCCGAGACCGTGCGCGGGTGCATGGTTCGTAATCGATTTTTCCTCAGCCTTCCCGGCGTTTCCGGGCCGATGTCGGCTCGAGTCGACACTCATCCGACCCGCACAGAGGCCCAGGCGGAGGGGGCCAGCCCGGCCGATCCGGCCCTGGATCTCGCCGAATTCCAGAGTTCGCTGGAGGAGATCCCCCTGCCGAACGGCTCACTGGATGCAGTCGTGCTCCATCACGTGCTGGAGGCTGCTGCTGATCCCCGCACGGCGATCCGGGAACTGTCCCGGGTCCTCGCCCCGGGGGGCCGCCTGGTGATCTGCACGTTCAATCCCTTCAGTTTATGGGGCATCCGGGGCATCTGGGCCCGTTTCAGGGAAGACGGTTTCAGCGATCTCAGATTCGTGAATCCCATCCGTCTGTTGGATTGGCTCGCCGTGCTGGGATTCGAGCTGCAACACGAAGTAAAGTATATGGCGTATGGCCTGCCTTTCCCTACCGGCGATCGCGATCCCGCACTCTGGAAGCGAATTCGGGCCAGGCTGGCCGACTATCGGATCCCCTTCGGCGGTGTCTATCTGATATCGGCGGTAAAGCAGGCAGCGGCGGCAAGACCCAGCCACAATCTCGACCCTGCCAGGGGTCGCACACTCGCACCAGCCGCCTACCCGAAGATCAGCGCACTGTTGAGAACGCCCCCCGAGGAGTCGGAAACGCCTTGA
- the nudC gene encoding NAD(+) diphosphatase yields the protein MSEAPREQTGITATGSDMWPMDPDEFEVLLHPPEGADRNEAMCFLIIDGRLACVSERGIPRPVSGDELRWLDIEITSEHYLGRYRGRCCIAIEARGRLPEGFALAGLRDWLGRVEPPLFYLAGRAQQVIEWHNTHRFCGRCGSAMEDHGADRAKTCPECDLVCYPRLAPSIIVLVTKGEELLLARNANWPTNMFSTLAGFVEPGESIEQTVHREVMEEVGLTVRNLRYRGSQSWPFPNQLMLGFHAQYAGGEICCNDEEIAEARWFRADNLPNIPPRTAISRWLIDAFLENGG from the coding sequence ATGAGCGAAGCCCCTCGGGAACAAACAGGAATTACAGCAACGGGTAGCGATATGTGGCCGATGGATCCTGATGAATTCGAAGTTCTTCTGCACCCGCCTGAAGGGGCAGACAGAAACGAGGCCATGTGCTTTCTCATCATCGACGGCAGACTGGCGTGCGTCTCAGAGCGTGGCATACCCCGACCGGTCTCCGGGGATGAGTTGCGCTGGCTCGACATCGAGATCACTTCCGAGCACTATCTCGGCCGCTACAGAGGACGCTGCTGCATAGCCATCGAAGCCCGGGGACGCTTACCGGAAGGCTTCGCCCTGGCTGGATTGCGCGACTGGCTCGGCCGGGTCGAACCCCCTCTGTTCTATCTCGCAGGCCGCGCCCAGCAGGTGATCGAATGGCACAACACCCATCGCTTCTGCGGACGCTGCGGGAGTGCGATGGAGGATCACGGCGCAGATCGGGCGAAAACCTGTCCTGAGTGCGATCTCGTGTGCTATCCCCGCCTGGCACCGAGCATCATCGTGCTGGTCACGAAAGGGGAAGAGCTGCTCCTGGCCCGGAATGCCAACTGGCCGACGAACATGTTCAGCACACTGGCAGGGTTCGTTGAACCCGGAGAGTCCATCGAGCAGACCGTGCATCGTGAGGTGATGGAGGAGGTTGGATTGACCGTCCGCAATCTCCGCTATCGGGGCAGTCAGAGCTGGCCGTTCCCCAACCAGCTGATGCTGGGCTTCCATGCGCAATACGCTGGCGGCGAAATCTGCTGCAACGACGAAGAAATCGCCGAAGCTCGCTGGTTCAGGGCTGACAATCTGCCCAACATCCCGCCCCGTACGGCGATTTCACGCTGGCTGATCGACGCTTTCCTGGAAAACGGCGGTTGA